The Mya arenaria isolate MELC-2E11 chromosome 15, ASM2691426v1 genomic sequence ACTTCTCAAGTattcgaaaaatatatttgaaattcacCAAATTCACGATAAACCGACGTATTGTCCATTTCaaataactattaaaacaacaaataggCCGTGGTGTGTTTCCTTCAAATGTTCTAAACACCATGCACTATTTAGTATACATGCAAATCGCAATCGTATAAGATTCATTCGCTTGTTCCAGTTAGTTTAGCTTTGTAGATGTCATAGTCTGCGTCTTTTGGGATCTCTGACGGGTCAGGAAGCCTCCGGAAACTGAATAGTATGGATCATCAGAGCGGCTATGTCcgtcattttaataatttattaacagCAATTTCCTTATCCTGCTTTTTCGATCTTTATTGctaataaattattcatttaataaagaCGAACTTGTCCTTGTATAATTGTCACAAACAAAATGATTGCAATCGGCTCcgtatatttcaatatttatgatattgatAGAACACTTCAAAACAATggtcataatatatcaaatcatGCTTGTCTCACCAACGGTAATTTACAGATTTAATATTGCTACTTGTCGCTGGTTTATAACATTATTACTTTAATACATGGGTGCCGTTTCAATATACCTTCACCATGAATTAAAACAGATCAGGGTATTCAGgtggaacttggtacacatgtttcgAGAGACAATACGCATTTCTAAAGAACGGTCCTTAACTGcctttaataaaaaacactGTTTAAAGGCAGAGCGGCGTTATCGCTCGGTCCCCGGCGCTTTTCCTATACATGTTAAACCATTTTATACGTGGTATTTTTGACAAAACCAAGGGAAAAGTAAGAGCCCCGCAATCGGGTGCCAACGCTCTTTACAATTGATGGGGTTCCTGTCGAAACAAGACATTCGTCGAATACCCAAATTGTAATGTATAACATTCATACATGTGCATTGATATAATCAATTCGTAATCGTCTGCTATGGAACAAAAAGTCGGTATTGTTCATGGATGTTTTGTTATGCTGaataattacaaaacaaatacactttgcaaaataaaattatacatacatatataaatttaaatttattcattaGCAGCAAATGGTTACATACCATTAGTCGGAGTTTTTACACCGTTTACGTGCATATATTGAATAAGTTTGCTGATGAAGAAGACACACAATAAGACAGACAATACACAAAcagtaacaaaaaaacaacaaaaaccaaTAGTTAagcaagtttgtttttttatattcgcGTTAACATTTACATACAGTGCAGTGCGGACTCTGGTTAATTCaagataaacaacaacattcaaaaGTAAAGGTCATATTTAGGCAATATTAAAAGCACTGgtgtaataattaaaaacaatagtaGAACGTACTGtgttaaatattgatagttgtttttacaaaaactaAAAACGGATGTCTTccgtgttttgttttattgttgcgTGTAAAAAGCACCAAGAACAATTTATGCGATACTAGTTGTGGAATGAAAGGGGAAACATCCGATAATAGAAACAGTCAGAGGTGGCATCTGATCCTCCCAGTTACTTATGTTTGAAATACCCAATTTCAAACACCGTTTGGAATACCCGATTTCAAACACCACACAGTGTCTGTAACCTATCCAAGGCCCGATCGCCATACTTGATGGCTTCATCCGATTCCCTCCACTCGTACAAGAGATGAAGGACTAAACCGTCCTCTCCATATTCCTTTTTGCATTTGTCAACAGCCTCTTTATCCAAATTCAGGTCTACCGCCAACTCATTAGCAGATTTGCTAGTTGTTGACGATACTTCCGAAAGAGCGGTATCCGTCATTACCTCTGTAGAATGGTAAGTGCATCCTTTGAATGATTACTTTGTAAAAAGGTTAAACCAAACGGATTGCTATTAGGAGAAATACACTTAAcgtaaattatcaaaattctaAATAAGAATAAGGTTTCATATCAATTAAATTACGGTGAGTTGTTTAACGATTAGAATATAAGCGACGAAATTGACACACACCCAAAATATACATagttaacaaacacaaacatatccCGAGCAGTACCTTTCTGGAACTGTACAAATGCACTGCATTTATTATGTAACTCGTGGAGGCCGTCATGGTCAAGCATACCTAAAATGTGATGTACCTGGAAAAAAGTGTATGACGTGCAGAATTGCAGAGGAACAAGATTTGTAGATGaaacaagcaattatttaacaaataacaatagTTCGCTCGAGAAAACATGATAACAAGAATCTGCCCTTACTGAGTTTACTCCATTCATCAACATGTTTTTAGTAAATATTAACCTTATCGTCGTTTTTCGAAGTTGCCTTCATCCAATCACACAGAGTAACTGTGCAAACAGATGTAACATCGTTGTCGTTTTCAACTTTTCTCTTTGCAACCCTGATTAATGACTCCAGTTCACGTTTGTTTCCAACAATTCTAAGTAGGACACCCTTCCATGAAAGTTCATCATTTTCACAAACTTGTCGGCTAAGAAAACCAGCCAGGGCGGTGActgcaattttaattaaatctttatttgaaCATCAAAACGTAGCCATTTGCGATACTAAAGgcagttatatatttatatgtgccGAATGATCTTTAGTCCTTAGCAAGTCCCATCCTAAGTAAGGTAATTAATACTAGCTAAGTACAatatagcatttattttatttcttatttctttttcttaccACCTGAAGGTAACACCTACAAATGACTCGTATTACACTAGCTGTTagctttttaattgttttattgcagATGAGATACGACTTACGATAATACGGAAATCGAACGCGTGTCCCTTGAAATATAGTCTTTTGTCTCTCAATCTAAAATGCAGATAGAAGTCGACTGCAACTGCACCATTTAgtacttaaataaaattattgttttaatcttaaGCAGATAAAGACACAATTTAAATCAAGTGTGTTCTTAACTCAATATGTTCTTGTCTGTAATGTTTAAATAGTGTTTCTTCTTTCAAAAAATTGTATACAGTTTATAAGAAGTAAACTGAGCTACACATTCttaaaattacatatatatataagataccTTTGGAAGTGTGACAGTCAAATCAAATTGCTCGTCTGGGAACTCTGTCCCATTATCGACTGTAAGACGAACGATCCCGCGATATTCATGAAGATCCTTCTGTTTGTATATGTCTACCACGTGTAACTGTAGAGGTTCTTTTTTCACGTTCATATATGTGTAGTATGTCATCTTGACCTGGGTTAAAAACAGTTTGGCATTTCTGTACGACTTTTGTATTTGAACGcgtaatattatgtttatgattaccgacaattaataaattaattaaattaccttaaacaaaataaaatggttaaGCTAGGACATTTGAACAGCAAAAACACCTAGAAGTAAACTAAAGTAGCAACAGCCATGATCCTCAACCCCTAAATTACACGTGCTGCAAAATTGTGTTTTCTTAGcaatttaaagcaaatgtttaattcataCAAACCACTCCGTTCTTTCCTGACGATGTATCAATATTTCCTGCGCAGGTCAGTATCAGCCTCTGTCCGTCTCTTAGCCCAAACTGCTTAGTAACATCAGGACCTATTAAgtaaattgtaattttattgttCCGGTATTCTCATTTTTAACGCAAATAAATGCCATTCAtagttaaataaatttgactATACGTCAGTTTCCGTCACAaatcgtttatttaatattgtcaTGTCCTACAAAGGAATTGGGGTGATATTTTCGAACCGTGTAAGAGCTCAacagatttaataaaaaaattacaacATCAAATCCGGCGTAAGATAAGCCATATAATGTATTGATAAGTACGTACCATGACTGTACCCATCATCCTTCATTTGATCAATGAAACTCATCACATGTTTTCTGCCTGCGACCATAACTAACGCTTTCTGGGGATCAACGTCATGCTGCCGTACAATCAATCTCACCGGAGACTTAAACATTTGTTCGTGACATGATTGCGCAACCTTCAGTGCTGTTTCCTTAGGGATGTTGGCAGGCATTTCAAGTTCAAATAAACTGATAAAAGGGAAAattcaaatgttaatttaatataaactgCAATGGAATCTCGGCAATGGTATTTGTGTCATTTTATGGAGCGGTGGCACGGTGTGATTGAATGAATAAACTGTTGGTCtaatattcaattctatatgAACCTATCAAACAAGAACATCATACCTGAACCTGTCCTTGTAGGCAGGCAGAGTAACGGATACCACATCTTTGGTCCCCTTGTACTCCATGTCCGCAAATTTCCATACTTTATCTCTAGTTGTAAACATGTGGTACAGTTTTCCACGTGAACTACGCCCTCCTATGGTCATTGAAAAGCCATGTAAATAACTTTTCACAATTGCAGTTATTAAAGCCaagtaacaaaaaacaacaacaaaactgttACCCTGTCTCGAAGCACAATAATCAAGGCCTAACGgagaaaaacaacataacaataaacaaagcCAAATTTGACCAACAATTTCGCATATATTGTGTGCATTATTTGACATGCTTATGTAGTGAACTACCATCATAAGAAAGATGGCTTTACCTGTAGCTGTGGTGTCATGCGTTATGTCAACCTCAATTTCCTTTGCAGGCGCTCGTTGACAGGAGATTAATATCATAGAACTTGCCGACATGACATTTTCCCAAAGACTGTCGTCTTTCGCATTCTGGGCAATTGTTTCGGACGAAATAGGGTTAACCTGAAAAAGCAACCATAAACAAGAACAATTATATcaactttaaataacaaaacagcTTATTATAACGCGTTTACAATACGCCATTTTATTTAcacattaaaatgtcattgtttttccTTATGCCGGTGTATCAGatactataaaaaaataaaataatatacacataacataataaacttACAACCAGCCGAACTTCAGTCCTTGATGGAAATGCGTCTCTTGGCAGGAACAGTTTAACATTCTTGTCGGTAATGGAATTGAAATTCAGTCCAGATTTGTCCACAATCACAGTCTGACCACGTGGTCTTGCAATTACCATGATCGTTATATTCTCAAATTCGCTTAACTCAATGCCGACGAGGTTGCTGACTGgaatatttttctgaataaaggaataaactttatttttgcgttttcatatAAACAAGGAACCCTTAATTCATTTACATCTACCGGATCTGGGGTCGGCTGGCCT encodes the following:
- the LOC128219868 gene encoding uncharacterized protein LOC128219868 isoform X1, translating into MTDITALKILSSQIESFMKLPEPPDTLSDAAFDNYKARLEQSIDKAVKSVNDVGAYADHIIKKLDELNKCLPEQVKRIQDAIKTLFGRLVAVKPGDTLLGENWKFMQRTHELDMLAKELMNHRLNELISETESVCKRLKDGAALTVGDIDNLKGCLESWEKSKRESFNEEKRRKEETRRRKEEEKRRRREEDEKRKQEEEERRRQEEEERKRLEEEERRRRAKEERQRKEDEERQRQEEEENLKREEEDRLKREAEELERERQKKLDEEKLKREMERQRREAEARERERRRKEEEERAKRKDPNNWEPIVYDRPCDEVGGKKAFHAGVCCMVAAPPGDIAREDVECNASDDLDNVVDIFDDGEKPASSIINIKSMKGLVKSECPSRVYIPHCPVNSSSDELVLKVSVNGRDWETAGVVSPTQTMSENKKNIPVSNLVGIELSEFENITIMVIARPRGQTVIVDKSGLNFNSITDKNVKLFLPRDAFPSRTEVRLVVNPISSETIAQNAKDDSLWENVMSASSMILISCQRAPAKEIEVDITHDTTATGGRSSRGKLYHMFTTRDKVWKFADMEYKGTKDVVSVTLPAYKDRFSLFELEMPANIPKETALKVAQSCHEQMFKSPVRLIVRQHDVDPQKALVMVAGRKHVMSFIDQMKDDGYSHGPDVTKQFGLRDGQRLILTCAGNIDTSSGKNGVVKMTYYTYMNVKKEPLQLHVVDIYKQKDLHEYRGIVRLTVDNGTEFPDEQFDLTVTLPKIERQKTIFQGTRVRFPYYLTALAGFLSRQVCENDELSWKGVLLRIVGNKRELESLIRVAKRKVENDNDVTSVCTVTLCDWMKATSKNDDKVHHILGMLDHDGLHELHNKCSAFVQFQKEVMTDTALSEVSSTTSKSANELAVDLNLDKEAVDKCKKEYGEDGLVLHLLYEWRESDEAIKYGDRALDRLQTLCGV